From Saccharomycodes ludwigii strain NBRC 1722 chromosome IV, whole genome shotgun sequence, one genomic window encodes:
- the MTR10 gene encoding mRNA transport regulator MTR10 (similar to Saccharomyces cerevisiae YOR160W | MTR10 | Mrna TRansport defective): MDGIKQNIFESLNCINSSVSSENDKKVALNYLEGVQKEHVSWRIMLEMLNTSKGDKKENTSDSSMLIFAAQTLRNKITYDLNQLEPNEMEEIKYALLNLVSHSTFNKVVMIQLYVSLAKFAIQYVTWKKPVQEIITNLLNEPDRLLEFLKILPEETLDMKGITLTEDEFTSRIHELISAISINVLQFLIDCSSNGVSPKLVLSCLSTWSGEFPIEQLITVEPLMNLIFQTLYNNYESDNDSFEGAITCLIFILRETRDIPNQDMIMSLYNNLIQLNNALLSVPANRVDPDILDAMTRVFVEAGEAWCVFIAKTPNVFRPLVEVLLFLTCSSDQDLDIVKYVFPFWFDLKQFLVLPRYSSQKKEYMDIYQKLLTGIIEHLKYPEDKFDSKEEEDKFKDFRYDMGDVLKDCTAVVGPLVALTQPLEILKHFKHWQSVEAALFALRTMAHEVPRSENQVLPQIIPFLCSDENNTQLLPDHQKVKYSIILVLGRYTEWTNNHPKFLGMQLSYIYRTFDSCANDPDILNASSHALMFFCQDCKELLSPHINDLMDLYYKVSPLIDVESNFEICQGLSSVINQLPVEQLTENLAIFLSKFLPPFNEMCNANEITSDLSNKIADQMDLLYGIFSEIYPRSEATDTKTTDPVVVIVQQLWEGSLKSIFTKFINNSVVMERGMKLTRQLFSNLNCFMEPLLPSIVEFIAHGFSTTGLSCYLWCSGSIIAIFGDTDSYPTISPQVKSAVWEFACQQCITFMNNFNKIPLDIQNDGNADSDKIILQYSDMIYDFFLMVSDALMFYPEEFINSYGLMDQIVEIILKTCTVLNDSETCGLVIRCLDDIILWGFNTPPISSLTIKTTPPQWKEKVLTTFINKGPQLVNILINGLIFKFSKDESIEVTNCLSDFIKLIHSSGNEKYYSLLLEWFSKLMDRLKYPVDPQQKAIFLDNISKSIKYADFRKLKSSIYDFTNWYRRKWVSSRLYNN; encoded by the coding sequence ATGGATggtataaaacaaaatatttttgaatcaTTAAACTGCATTAATTCATCTGTATCCTctgaaaatgataaaaaagttGCATTAAATTATCTAGAAGGTGTTCAAAAAGAACATGTGTCCTGGAGGATAATGTTAGAAATGCTAAATACCAGCAAGGGtgacaaaaaagaaaacaccAGTGATTCTAGTATGCTTATATTTGCAGCACAAACattaagaaataaaatcacATATGACTTAAACCAATTAGAACCAAACGAAATGgaggaaataaaatacgCCTTGTTAAACCTGGTTTCCCACTCAACTTTCAACAAAGTGGTCATGATTCAATTATATGTTTCTTTAGCCAAATTTGCTATCCAGTACGTGACATGGAAAAAACCTGTTCAAGAAATAATTACAAATCTTCTAAATGAACCCGACAGATTattagaatttttaaagattttgCCAGAGGAAACTTTGGATATGAAAGGCATAACTTTAACCGAGGATGAATTCACTTCGAGAATACATGAGTTGATTTCTGCCATTTCGATTAAtgttttacaatttttaattgactGCTCTTCCAACGGTGTCTCGCCAAAATTGGTTTTAAGTTGTTTGAGTACATGGTCAGGCGAATTTCCTATTGAACAATTAATCACTGTGGAGCCATTGATGAATTTGATTTTCCAAACTTTGTACAATAATTATGAGTCTGATAATGATAGTTTTGAAGGCGCCATTacttgtttaatttttattttgagaGAAACTAGAGATATTCCAAACCAGGATATGATCATGTCTTTATACAACAATCTAATTCAACTAAATAATGCATTGTTATCAGTTCCTGCCAACAGGGTTGATCCTGACATTTTGGATGCAATGACCAGAGTTTTTGTAGAGGCTGGGGAAGCGTGGTGTGTTTTTATTGCCAAAACCCCAAATGTTTTTAGACCCTTGGTTGAGGTTTTACTGTTTCTAACATGTTCTTCTGATCAAGATTTGGATATTGTTAAATATGTGTTCCCATTTTGGTTTGATTTGAAGCAATTTTTGGTGCTACCACGTTATTCTTCtcaaaaaaaggaatatatggatatttatcaaaaattattaactGGTATCATAGAACATTTGAAATATCCAGAAGATAAATTTGATTCcaaagaggaagaggataaatttaaagattttAGGTACGATATGGGCGATGTGTTGAAAGATTGCACGGCTGTGGTTGGTCCGCTTGTCGCTCTTACTCAACCTTTGGAAATTTTGAAGCATTTCAAGCATTGGCAGAGTGTTGAGGCTGCTTTATTTGCTTTAAGAACCATGGCTCACGAGGTTCCTAGAAGCGAAAACCAAGTATTGCCACAAATCATCCCATTTCTATGTTCTGACGAAAATAATACCCAATTATTGCCTGACCATCAAAAGGTTAAATATTCTATAATTTTAGTGTTGGGTCGATATACTGAATGGACTAATAATCATCCGAAATTTTTGGGAATGCAATTGAGCTATATATATAGGACATTTGATTCATGCGCCAATGATcctgatattttaaatgctTCTTCCCATGCATTAATGTTCTTTTGTCAAGATTGTAAAGAATTGCTAAGTCCTCATATAAATGACTTGATGGATTTATATTACAAAGTTTCTCCACTAATTGATGTAGAAtctaattttgaaatttgtCAAGGTTTGAGCTCGGTTATTAACCAGTTGCCTGTGGAGCAATTGACAGAGAACTTGgccatatttttatctaaatTTTTGCCACCATTTAACGAGATGTGTAACGCTAATGAAATTACTTCTGATTTATCCAACAAAATTGCCGATCAAATGGATTTGCTATACGGTATTTTTTCTGAGATTTATCCAAGATCAGAAGCAACCGATACCAAAACCACAGACCCAGTCGTTGTTATAGTTCAACAGCTGTGGGAAGGTAGTTTAAAATCTATTTTTACCAAATTCATCAACAATTCCGTAGTTATGGAGCGTGGAATGAAATTGACTAGACAGTTGTTTTCAAACTTGAATTGCTTTATGGAGCCATTGTTGCCAAGCATTGTAGAGTTCATAGCACATGGGTTTTCCACTACTGGCTTGAGCTGTTATTTATGGTGTTCTGGGtctattattgctatttttgGTGATACGGATTCATACCCGACGATTTCTCCTCAGGTGAAAAGCGCTGTCTGGGAATTTGCCTGTCAGCAGTGCATTACATTTATGAATAACTTTAACAAAATTCCATTGGACATACAAAACGATGGCAATGCTGATAGCgacaaaataattttgcaATACTCTGATATGatatatgattttttcCTGATGGTTAGCGACGCATTAATGTTTTATCCAGAAGAGTTCATTAATAGTTATGGATTGATGGACCAGATTGTAGAGATTATTTTAAAGACATGCACTGTGTTGAATGATTCTGAAACATGTGGGTTGGTAATACGTTGTTtagatgatattattttatggGGGTTTAATACCCCACCTATTTCTTCCTTAACAATTAAGACAACACCACCACAATGGAAGGAGAAAGTATTGACAACATTTATTAACAAGGGACCGCAATTGGTTAATATCTTAATTAatggtttaatttttaaatttagtaAAGATGAATCAATTGAAGTTACCAATTGTTTAAGtgattttatcaaattAATACATTCTAGTGGTAATGAAAAGTATTATAGTTTGTTATTAGAATGGTTTAGTAAATTGATGGATCGATTGAAATATCCTGTTGATCCTCAGCAGAAGGCTATCTTTTTAGATAATATATCTAAAAGTATAAAATATGCTGATTTTAGGAAATTAAAATCCAGTATTTATGATTTTACTAATTGGTACAGAAGAAAATGGGTTTCGTCTAGATTATACAACAATTAA
- the SME1 gene encoding mRNA splicing protein SME1 (similar to Saccharomyces cerevisiae YOR159C | SME1 | Sm protein E): MSMRPPINCLFDNLQQQSIVTFWLFEQLNFRIRGKIAGFDEFMNVVIVNAEEIPIDKETGKEIITKAKKLGRILLKGDNITLITTNNDTVKESQPTDKIIQKPKDTTNKMVGTLEG, encoded by the coding sequence ATGTCAATGAGACCGCCCATTAATTGTTTGTTTGACAATTTGCAACAACAATCTATAGTAACTTTTTGGTTATTTGAACAATTGAATTTCAGAATAAGAGGTAAAATAGCCGGATTTGATGAGTTTATGAATGTGGTAATTGTTAATGCCGAAGAAATACCTATAGATAAAGAAACTGGCAAAGAAATAATTACAAAGGCCAAAAAATTGGGCAGGATATTGTTAAAAGGTGATAATATAACGTTAATAACAactaataatgatactgTCAAAGAATCTCAACCAACggataaaataatacaaaaaccaaaagatactactaataaaatGGTAGGCACATTGGAAGGGTAA
- the PET123 gene encoding mitochondrial 37S ribosomal protein mS26 PET123 (similar to Saccharomyces cerevisiae YOR158W | PET123 | PETite colonies), translating into MGKGIAKFGFKSGILPKIRPILKTPTMKQKKHILMEENLKQKNSKSGYAENIPHPQGIQRNQPPMKFIEIESQIRKTVPPPKSNSDNMTSNKSTVAQVKSSMASLRREYLASSLRKEEERLIKLQNFLEEKKQIVQERKKNEQTKLLKSSSIENNLTTPTLHDMLSFIPEDDNTNKRKPLPFMRPRTEEEEEILKLKREYNREIIIFKAKKRRLEKLLQLYHVSSNFIVTEEQLLAKIDNVFSQKNAVDRAIKFNLFGNTDLTADSATKTKTRIVNQLLGTMGPNHYVGLPKVINYMNGDSIKDNQKKPDQQQEK; encoded by the coding sequence ATGGGCAAAGGCATAGCTAaatttggttttaaaaGTGGTATTTTACCAAAAATACGTCCAATCTTGAAGACACCAACAATGAAACAGAAGAAACATATTTTAATGGAAGAGAATTTAAAGCAGAAAAATAGTAAATCTGGATATGCTGAAAATATTCCACACCCACAAGGCATTCAACGTAACCAGCCACCAATGAAATTCATTGAGATTGAATCACAAATTAGAAAAACCGTTCCACCACCAAAAAGTAATAGCGACAATATGACTTCTAACAAGAGCACAGTGGCACAAGTTAAAAGTTCTATGGCCAGTTTACGTCGTGAATATTTGGCCAGCAGTTTACGTAAGGAGGAAGAaagattaataaaattgcaAAACTTTttggaagaaaagaaacaaattgtacaagaaagaaaaaagaatgaacaaacaaaattattaaaaagtaGTAGTATTGAAAACAATCTTACCACACCTACATTACACGACATGCTGTCCTTTATTCCAGAAGATgataatacaaataaaagaaagCCATTGCCATTCATGAGACCTAGAActgaggaagaagaagagatTTTAAAACTGAAAAGGGAATACAATAgagaaattattattttcaaggCCAAAAAGAGAAGATTAGAAAAGTTATTACAATTGTATCATGTTTCATCgaattttattgttactgaAGAACAGTTACTTGCTAAAATCGATAATGTTTTCAGCCAGAAAAATGCCGTTGATCGTgcaattaaatttaatttgtttggTAATACTGATTTGACTGCAGACTCTGCTACTAAGACTAAGACTAGAATCGTTAATCAATTACTAGGCACCATGGGTCCAAACCATTATGTAGGTCTACCAAAagttattaattatatgaATGGTGACTCAATTAAGGATAATCAAAAGAAACCTGatcaacaacaagaaaaataa
- the TRS120 gene encoding TRAPPII-specific subunit TRS120 (similar to Saccharomyces cerevisiae YDR407C | TRS120 | TRapp Subunit), translated as MNVHKQAFISPSQVKTLVIPIGIHWSRESFIKYIQKELIPLSEIRLVDITPLPECTLFNSQGFPAGRIFFNFLASTIEDDDDESMIFLNDFEPFRKSFVVIGLIHELDNYKEEYLNNLKTKFPNIICHNIINITNSTVNDGIEIKESKYVFVEKSNLETIICDIARNFLECLEIYYKSYKHVTLRSPGAIGGTSILRTTLSPLAMKRKISDASILQRSKASYKLNSDNRLKSRARQLKVLANLQLMGGQYHQSLLNFNEAALLSHKMGDYLWLSSALEGISICIILLSYINCSVAVPSVIYTLMDVDKVVSETNTPNASARPSLSRLNSPRTSTNSVVISNLAHKSLDKRISTDNDHNFTNNNYTNSAKKLISDTCIPLLIKQINDKILHYYDYTLTHNTEFTPQIVYIDTILRFLDFMSSFYCSNDLYEALQTLVLPISVTSGTKRKSSESILDSNYFRFDRVDISDYSNNVLEFELSQMNVFHQLKIYTSLAILHLTVGFTRKSSFFLRYILMILLKEPRPIYYTWENIPLHEFMVKLIFENGGDVGDKLNVSLDSWGLLAKSILNSCILLSKKYGERKKSFLWSMKMLEKYHDLLTVSEQIVLLTDNIISIDDQEFEWFIEFELLQGIFIFRTNSNIELPTKRKKNFHLKRKTESIILEDKIRDKSKSGAQHEIALENEEEEETGDDDDDENYEDEDALVFNPYRYLSNASNTAENNNKHKDNKAIVERVSLLVGEIVSLEITVKNIFKFNVDITSIELLEKDQEYFTLLNNSNYDGKFVLPAESTRKIYLQLEVLKSTDKLRLESLKLKVFQFKPHVFKVANNFDNRVFEYEIIEQHPEVYLESPPQTLIIQEGSKSEVTFNLFNKSLLTVAEINTLEVDFNVVQKGARTLPAEENYEIELRFENLKKCLKIKHHSNIIACNKSLTFSCTLDLSLGISIPVDFDNFDIFIEYGIRRKYNYYKTIGIPVNISILKNLEIFNVEILPFQHNQQWVLLHDNVPTYSGDDCNSKDVVTKLESTDCDWYNFLIKSPDYKWVLYLDIRNSWIENLSFTLKYRDYKSAKYILYTKHSKRFAIPIDRHLFTENVNLDIPSQNFKATTLTSKTQFWIRENVLKMISCNWVMEKNSEEDPYTGRTDLRRYISLSDCQRFPTLIPENEITLELLNRNNNSKQNNVLKAGDFTCLKISSDAPGTIILLLLDSLTGKSVLKSNRVLFNGKRIMPIDKNGVKIDMLFVDSGMFELNCLFESNEGKKSFSLSPLILKVDT; from the coding sequence ATGAACGTTCATAAACAGGCGTTTATATCACCATCCCAAGTGAAGACGCTAGTAATACCAATTGGTATACATTGGTCAAGAGAATCTTTTATAAAGTACATACAAAAGGAACTAATACCTTTATCTGAAATTAGATTAGTTGATATAACCCCATTGCCCGAGTGCACACTATTTAATTCTCAAGGATTCCCAGCTggaagaattttttttaattttttggctTCAACAATCGAggatgacgatgatgaaTCTATGATTTTCTTGAATGACTTTGAACCATTCAGGAAAagttttgttgttattggaTTAATTCATGAATTAGATAATTACAAAGAAGAgtatttgaataatttgaaaacaaaattccCTAACATAATATGCcacaatataataaatataacaaatagTACTGTAAACGATGGAATTGAAATCAAAGAAAGTAAATATGTTTTTGTAGAAAAATCTAATTTGGAAACCATTATTTGTGATATTGCTAGAAACTTTTTAGAATGTTTggaaatttattataaatcatataaaCATGTCACTTTAAGATCACCTGGGGCAATTGGCGGGACTTCTATTTTAAGAACAACTTTATCCCCCTTGGcaatgaaaagaaagatttCGGATGCAAGTATTTTGCAAAGAAGCAAAGCTTCCTACAAATTGAATTCTGATAATAGATTAAAATCAAGGGCAAGACAGCTAAAAGTGCTGGCAAATTTACAATTAATGGGCGGTCAATATCATCaaagtttattaaattttaatgaaGCAGCGCTATTAAGTCATAAAATGGGAGATTATCTGTGGTTATCAAGTGCACTAGAAGGTATTTCTATCTGCATCATATTGTTATCATATATTAATTGTTCCGTGGCAGTACCTTCTGTCATTTACACTTTAATGGATGTGGATAAAGTCGTATCTGAGACCAATACACCTAATGCTAGCGCTAGGCCAAGTCTTTCCCGTTTAAATTCACCAAGAACGTCGACAAATAGTGTTGTAATTTCCAATTTGGCACATAAAAGTTTAGATAAAAGAATTTCGACAGATAATGACCATAACTTTACAAACAATAACTATACAAATAGtgccaaaaaattaatttcagATACCTGCATCCCATTACTCATCAAACAAATCAATGATAAAATACTacattattatgattatacACTAACACACAATACTGAATTCACACCTCAAATTGTCTATATAGATACGATACTACGTTTTCTAGATTTTATGTCTTCGTTCTATTGCTCTAATGATTTATACGAAGCCTTACAGACACTAGTGCTGCCCATCTCAGTTACTAGTGGTACGAAGAGGAAAAGTAGTGAGTCCATATTGGattcaaattattttagGTTTGATAGAGTGGACATTAGCGATTATTCTAATAATGTGTTGGAATTTGAGTTATCACAAATGAATGTTTTCCATCAGTTGAAAATATACACTTCGTTGGCAATATTACATCTTACAGTCGGGTTTACAAGAAAaagctctttttttttgcgtTACatattaatgattttgTTAAAGGAACCACGCCCAATTTACTACACATGGGAAAATATTCCATTACATGAGTTCATGGTTAAgttaatatttgaaaatggTGGTGATGTTGGGGACAAGCTGAATGTTTCGCTAGATTCATGGGGACTGTTGGCAAaatctattttaaattcttgtatattattatctaaaaaatatggagaacggaaaaaaagttttctaTGGTCCATGAAAATGTTAGAAAAATACCATGATTTGCTAACTGTATCGGAacaaattgttttattaactGATAACATAATTTCCATTGATGATCAAGAATTTGAATGGtttattgaatttgaaCTTTTGCAaggtatttttatttttcgaACAAACAGTAATATTGAACTACCTactaaaaggaaaaagaattttcacttgaaaagaaaaactgaAAGCATTATTTTAGAAGATAAAATAAGGGACAAGAGTAAAAGTGGTGCTCAACATGAAATTGCTctagaaaatgaagaagaagaagaaactggtgatgacgatgatgatgaaaattacgaagatgaagatgcaTTAGTTTTTAATCCTTATCGATATTTGAGTAACGCTAGTAATACtgctgaaaataataataaacataaGGATAACAAAGCCATAGTGGAACGTGTCTCTTTATTAGTCGGTGAGATAGTTTCATTGGAAATTACCGTgaagaatatttttaaatttaacgTTGACATTACCTCGATTGAACTATTAGAAAAAGATCAAGAGTATTTCACTTTATTGAATAACTCTAATTATGACGGCAAATTTGTACTACCAGCGGAAAGCACCAGGAAAATATACTTACAATTAGAAGTGTTGAAAAGTACTGACAAATTAAGATTAGAGAGCTTAAAACTAAAAGTGTTTCAATTCAAACCACATGTTTTCAAGGTAGCCAATAATTTTGATAACCGGGTGTTTGAATATGAGATTATTGAACAACATCCGGAGGTCTATTTGGAAAGTCCACCGCAAACATTAATTATCCAGGAGGGTTCTAAATCTGAAGTtacatttaatttatttaataagtCTCTGTTAACAGTGGCAGAAATTAATACACTTGAAGTTGACTTTAATGTTGTTCAAAAAGGTGCAAGGACATTACCCGCTGAAGAAAATTACGAAATTGAATTaagatttgaaaatttgaaaaaatgtCTAAAAATCAAACACCATTCCAACATAATTGCTTGCAATAAAAGTTTGACATTCAGTTGCACATTGGATTTATCCTTGGGAATTTCGATACCTGTagattttgataattttgatatttttatcgAATATGGTATACGCAggaaatataattattataaaactaTTGGAATACCCGTTAACATTTccattttgaaaaacttgGAAATTTTTAACGTGGAAATATTACCCTTTCAACATAACCAGCAGTGGGTTTTATTACATGATAATGTTCCAACATATAGTGGTGATGACTGTAATTCTAAGGACGTTGTAACTAAACTCGAATCAACAGATTGTGACTGGtataactttttaattaaatcacCTGACTATAAGTGGGTGTTATATTTGGACATAAGGAATTCGTGGATCGAAAATCTATCTTTTACTTTGAAATACCGCGATTATAAATCagcaaaatatattttgtacACTAAACATTCCAAGAGATTTGCGATTCCTATTGACCGACATTTATTTACGGAGAATGTCAATTTAGATATACCCAgccaaaattttaaagcaACTACCTTAACATCCAAGACGCAATTTTGGATAAGagaaaatgttttaaaaatgataagTTGTAACTGGGTTATGGAGAAAAATAGCGAGGAAGATCCTTACACTGGCAGAACTGATTTAAGGAGATATATTAGTCTATCTGATTGTCAAAGGTTTCCAACGCTCATTCcagaaaatgaaattacTCTAGAGCTTTTAAACAGGAATAACAATtctaaacaaaataatgtGTTAAAAGCCGGTGATTTTACATGTCTAAAAATATCTAGTGATGCGCCTGGTACcataattttgttattattagattcTCTAACTGGGAAATCTGTTTTAAAGAGTAATAGGGTGTTATTCAATGGCAAAAGAATTATGCCTATAGATAAGAATGGTGTTAAAATTGATATGCTGTTTGTAGATTCCGGTATGTTTGAACTTAATTGTTTGTTTGAATCAAATGAAGGCAAGAAAAGTTTTAGCTTATcaccattaatattaaaagtagACACATAA
- the PUP1 gene encoding proteasome core particle subunit beta 2 (similar to Saccharomyces cerevisiae YOR157C | PUP1 | PUtative Proteasome subunit) — protein sequence MVGLSFENYERNQFVAANLHTQPKATSTGTTIVGVKFKDGVIIAADTRSTQGPIVANKNCEKLHRIAPKIWCAGAGTAADTEAVTQLISSNLELQSLYTKREPRVVSTLQMLKQHLFKYQGHVGAYLIVAGVDPTGAHLFSIHAHGSTDVGYYLSLGSGSLAAMAVLEAQWKMDMNKEDAITLAADAIEAGIWNDLGSGSNVDVCVMEVGKDAQMLRNYRTPNIREPKEKSYKFPRGTTGVLKTEIIEECIIDTSA from the coding sequence ATGGTTGGTTTatcatttgaaaattatgaGAGAAATCAATTTGTGGCTGCAAATCTACATACACAGCCAAAAGCCACCTCCACAGGTACCACTATTGTAGGGgtaaaatttaaagatgGTGTAATTATTGCAGCAGATACTAGGTCTACACAGGGACCAATTGtagcaaataaaaattgtgaGAAGTTACATCGTATAGCTCCCAAGATTTGGTGTGCCGGTGCTGGTACAGCTGCAGATACCGAGGCTGTTACTCAACTAATCTCCTCAAATCTAGAATTACAATCTCTATACACTAAAAGAGAGCCAAGAGTGGTCTCGACTTTACAAATGTTAAAACAACACCTATTTAAGTACCAAGGTCATGTTGGTGCTTACCTAATTGTTGCTGGGGTAGATCCCACAGGTGCccatttattttctatccATGCACATGGTAGTACCGATGTAGGTTACTATTTGAGTTTAGGTTCTGGTTCTTTGGCAGCAATGGCTGTTTTGGAAGCACAGTGGAAGATGGATATGAACAAAGAAGATGCTATTACTTTGGCTGCTGATGCCATCGAAGCTGGTATTTGGAATGATTTAGGTTCTGGTTCTAATGTCGATGTCTGTGTTATGGAAGTTGGTAAAGATGCACAAATGTTGAGAAACTACAGAACACCCAATATTAGAGAACCTAAAGAAAAGAGTTATAAATTCCCACGTGGTACCACTGGTGTTTTGAAAACAGAGATTATCGAAGAATGTATAATTGATACCAGCGCATAA
- the ADE8 gene encoding phosphoribosylglycinamide formyltransferase (similar to Saccharomyces cerevisiae YDR408C | ADE8 | ADEnine requiring), translating to MACCKRHIIPVLAVTSLLAIGSYFYLHKQPSTRDSSDENEDNTSEKKQNLKKTSTPTKKVTVLISGSGSNLQALIDAIHNGPLDHNRVVINKVISSSKKAYGLTRAADNNIPTSIHALYNYTKNIPKEDKKSRADARKLYEKDLASLILQDKPDLIVCAGWLLILGPTFLSQIDQQVPIINLHPALPGAFDGTVHAIEMAWNKCQELKKPFIAGCMVHYVIEDVDKGKPILVKKLTIVPGKETLEDYETRVHSAEHIAIVEATAQVLGL from the coding sequence ATGGCTTGCTGTAAACGTCACATTATTCCAGTTTTGGCTGTTACATCTTTATTGGCAATCGGctcatatttttatttacacAAACAACCGTCAACCCGTGATTCTTCCGATGAAAATGAGGACAATACATCGGAgaagaaacaaaatttaaagaaaactaGCACTCCCACTAAAAAAGTAACTGTTTTGATTTCTGGTTCAGGTTCCAATTTACAAGCCTTGATAGATGCAATCCACAACGGTCCCTTAGATCACAATCGTGtggtaataaataaagtcATTTCATCTTCTAAAAAAGCTTATGGCCTAACACGTGCTGCCGACAATAATATACCAACTTCAATCCATGCTTTGTACAATTATACCAAGAATATTCCTAAAGAAGATAAGAAAAGTCGTGCTGATGCTCGTAAGTTATATGAAAAAGATCTAGCAAGTTTAATTTTACAAGATAAACCAGATTTAATTGTTTGTGCCGGCTGGCTATTAATCTTGGGCCCCACATTTTTGTCACAGATTGATCAACAAGTTCCAATTATCAATTTACATCCAGCTTTACCAGGAGCGTTTGATGGCACCGTCCATGCGATTGAAATGGCTTGGAATAAATGtcaagaattaaaaaaacctTTTATCGCGGGATGCATGGTTCATTATGTTATTGAAGATGTCGATAAAGGCAAACCAATCCTAGTTAAAAAGTTAACTATTGTACCAGGAAAAGAAACCTTAGAAGACTACGAAACTAGAGTTCATAGTGCGGAACATATAGCTATAGTAGAGGCTACTGCACAAGTTTTGGGTTTATGA